One window from the genome of Natrialba magadii ATCC 43099 encodes:
- a CDS encoding DUF4350 domain-containing protein: MSAGNDHRTRLALFVTIVVLSVAAVTAAGFVTDQGQTAKPTVDQAHFQPDAVDVDELDRGGEIALDSTGSQTILIDVAHGNGISEADLQPVVSALTAAGHTVQYHELEDEFAENDPADLRADLQEADAFIVAEPTQRYTTGEAEAVADFADAGGRVMFAAGPGGDGVGALVDDLLGGAAADAGGQGEFAAVTSPLGIAYGTGYLYDMDGPGTNYRTIDVSPAAENDLTDGVDQVVLDGPTQVASEGQSLLETSETAEHSESRDAGVYSVAVQHDNTVAVGDTGFMSSQNYNVADNEVFIANLLEFLVGGQKEPGAPSAPDDADEGADDVSAPEQGEFDPDGAATSQP; the protein is encoded by the coding sequence GTGAGCGCAGGCAACGACCACCGAACGCGACTCGCGCTGTTCGTGACCATCGTCGTCCTCTCGGTCGCTGCGGTTACTGCGGCCGGCTTCGTCACGGATCAGGGCCAGACGGCCAAGCCAACCGTCGATCAGGCGCACTTCCAGCCCGACGCGGTCGACGTGGACGAACTCGACCGCGGCGGCGAAATTGCGCTCGATTCGACGGGCTCGCAGACAATCCTCATCGACGTTGCACACGGAAACGGAATCTCTGAAGCCGACCTCCAGCCCGTCGTCTCGGCGCTGACAGCGGCTGGGCACACTGTTCAGTACCACGAACTGGAAGACGAGTTCGCCGAGAACGATCCGGCTGACCTGCGCGCCGATCTGCAGGAGGCCGACGCCTTCATCGTCGCCGAGCCGACACAGCGGTACACGACCGGTGAAGCCGAGGCCGTCGCTGACTTCGCCGATGCGGGCGGTCGCGTCATGTTCGCTGCCGGTCCCGGCGGCGACGGTGTCGGTGCACTCGTCGACGACCTTCTCGGTGGTGCAGCGGCTGACGCGGGCGGCCAGGGCGAGTTCGCTGCCGTGACCTCACCGCTCGGCATCGCCTACGGCACCGGCTACCTCTACGATATGGACGGCCCTGGCACCAACTACCGGACGATCGATGTCTCGCCAGCGGCCGAGAACGACCTCACCGACGGCGTCGACCAGGTCGTCCTCGACGGCCCGACACAGGTCGCCTCTGAGGGACAATCGCTCCTCGAGACGAGCGAAACGGCCGAGCACTCAGAGAGCCGCGACGCCGGCGTCTACTCCGTCGCCGTCCAGCACGACAATACGGTCGCCGTCGGCGACACCGGCTTCATGTCGAGTCAGAACTACAACGTCGCCGACAACGAGGTCTTCATCGCGAACCTACTCGAGTTCCTCGTCGGCGGGCAGAAAGAGCCGGGAGCGCCGAGTGCGCCCGATGATGCCGACGAGGGTGCGGATGACGTGAGCGCCCCAGAACAGGGGGAGTTCGATCCTGACGGTGCGGCGACGAGTCAGCCCTGA
- a CDS encoding S49 family peptidase yields MTGILAAVRDGLGAIARSYVTVVVVALLVGAALAPVAWGAASGPDGTVAVIEVDQSITEASAADITADLAEARENESIDAVVLDVDSPGGGVTASEQLYLAVDRTAAEMPVVTSVQSMGTSGAYYMSAPTDEMYVSPSSTVGSIGVRATHLDSPPMDGEVTTGPDKGSMTADQVKDQTEQMKQTFLGSVLEHRGDELELTERELSYAKVYIGTEAVENGLADEIGDTEVAIGAAADRAGLDDYEVVRMEREAALGTGVVLESGESVDAGSEPHVHPQTFGQYGDVTTPAFLALWGSVEGESVIADTTTAPAETPSLDASAETAGGETP; encoded by the coding sequence ATGACAGGAATACTCGCTGCCGTTCGTGATGGCCTCGGAGCGATCGCGCGGTCATACGTGACGGTCGTTGTCGTCGCCCTCCTCGTTGGTGCGGCGCTTGCACCGGTCGCGTGGGGTGCCGCAAGCGGTCCGGATGGCACTGTTGCCGTTATCGAAGTCGACCAGTCGATTACCGAAGCATCCGCCGCCGACATCACGGCGGACCTCGCAGAAGCCCGCGAGAACGAGTCCATCGACGCCGTCGTTCTCGACGTCGACAGCCCCGGTGGCGGTGTGACCGCGAGCGAGCAACTCTACCTTGCAGTCGACCGAACCGCCGCGGAGATGCCGGTCGTCACGAGTGTCCAGTCGATGGGCACCTCTGGTGCATACTACATGAGCGCACCGACGGACGAGATGTACGTCAGTCCGAGTTCGACCGTCGGTAGCATCGGTGTTCGTGCAACACACCTCGACTCGCCGCCGATGGACGGCGAGGTTACGACGGGTCCGGACAAGGGGTCGATGACCGCTGACCAGGTCAAAGACCAGACCGAACAGATGAAACAGACGTTCCTCGGCTCTGTACTTGAGCACCGCGGCGACGAACTCGAACTCACCGAGCGCGAACTCTCGTACGCGAAGGTCTACATCGGAACGGAGGCCGTCGAGAACGGACTCGCAGACGAAATCGGTGACACCGAGGTCGCAATCGGCGCGGCCGCAGACCGTGCCGGGCTCGACGACTACGAGGTCGTCAGGATGGAACGCGAGGCCGCGCTCGGAACGGGAGTCGTACTCGAGAGCGGTGAGTCGGTCGACGCGGGTTCAGAGCCACACGTCCACCCGCAGACGTTCGGCCAGTACGGTGACGTGACGACACCGGCGTTTCTCGCACTCTGGGGGAGCGTCGAGGGTGAATCCGTGATTGCCGATACGACTACAGCGCCGGCGGAGACGCCGTCACTGGACGCGTCGGCCGAGACGGCGGGAGGTGAGACACCGTGA
- a CDS encoding methyl-accepting chemotaxis protein: MKSVRTETLSESLGNLLPDRIRRSYIAKFSVVVLAVFFLTVAVAVFFHAGISDEMTSDVMSDIDQSADDQALAVSTWIEQNEQQTRMLSGYPAIIAGDDDEISDVLESELEFASDDVHSVSYIEGETIQQSTDESAVGTDLSAQDMEIHVHETRRSGGSTITELDYDRLVERDFDSSYTDTYEQDGVPVVSFLSPVEAPSAAVDGDEAQADEHITAQDDTTRLVMITADVSVLANDFSTPVDGGYTQAIDPEGNVVLAPNESTMFSEYRDGEGEHIMTEIATYRAGVTEDDEYDEVVGYAQVPNTDWALVTHAPATEAYDVADTVANSLIILIAIALSGFLVIGATIGRSTANALEDLEDRATALSNGDTSVTITDDGRIDEVGRVRDAFEGIRQYLETAAAQSTAVAEQEFDDSVLDKDVPGELGRSLEAMRHDLETYIEDIEDSRAAAEASKEEAAEAQRQAEEMADRLEQKAVEFGNTMTAAADGDFTERLDEDVDNEALAEIATSFNEMLDQLEWTIVDIQELAEEVDDVSADVTTRVEEIERASGEVSRSSEEIATAAADQSERFQNVYGEMNELSATVEEIASTADDVAHVSNQAADSATEASEATDEIQSEMAELERRADAITEQVEQLDAEMGEISEIVDLIDDIAGQTNLLALNASIEAAGAGNEGDGFAVVADEVKSLAEETGEATQEVDERITSVQQSVEETVTEIERMRNRVEEGSAVVEDGIEAIDEITEQVETANDSIQSINDATDEQARASERVVTMVDEATEISEDTRDETETVAAAAEEQAATVSEVTAGAQSLTEMADELRGSLAVFEVDADVGRSNTTGAEQMVSYDETTELAESAGSPTARTDE, translated from the coding sequence ATGAAATCAGTGCGGACGGAAACCCTCTCAGAATCACTTGGAAATTTGCTCCCCGATCGGATTCGCCGGAGCTACATCGCGAAGTTCAGCGTGGTCGTCCTTGCGGTTTTCTTTTTGACTGTCGCCGTTGCCGTCTTCTTCCACGCCGGCATCTCCGACGAGATGACGAGCGACGTCATGTCGGACATCGACCAGTCCGCTGACGATCAGGCGCTGGCGGTCAGCACCTGGATCGAACAGAACGAACAGCAGACCCGCATGCTCTCTGGCTATCCAGCCATCATCGCCGGTGATGACGACGAGATTTCGGACGTACTCGAGTCCGAACTCGAGTTCGCCTCGGACGACGTCCACTCGGTGAGTTACATCGAAGGCGAGACGATTCAACAGAGTACGGACGAGAGCGCCGTTGGGACCGATCTCTCGGCACAGGACATGGAGATCCACGTGCACGAAACACGACGCAGCGGCGGCAGCACCATCACCGAACTCGACTACGACCGGCTGGTCGAGCGCGACTTCGACTCGAGTTACACGGACACGTACGAGCAAGATGGCGTCCCCGTTGTGTCCTTCTTGAGTCCGGTCGAGGCGCCAAGCGCCGCTGTGGACGGGGACGAAGCCCAGGCTGACGAGCACATCACAGCTCAGGATGACACGACACGGCTCGTGATGATCACTGCAGATGTCTCCGTGCTCGCCAACGACTTCTCGACGCCAGTCGACGGCGGTTACACGCAGGCGATCGATCCCGAGGGGAACGTCGTTCTCGCGCCGAACGAGTCGACGATGTTCTCGGAGTACCGTGACGGCGAGGGCGAACACATCATGACCGAGATCGCCACCTACCGAGCCGGTGTCACCGAGGACGACGAGTACGACGAAGTCGTCGGCTACGCGCAGGTTCCGAACACCGACTGGGCGCTCGTCACACACGCACCAGCGACGGAAGCCTACGACGTCGCCGACACCGTCGCGAACTCGCTGATCATCCTGATCGCAATCGCGTTGAGCGGCTTCCTCGTCATCGGGGCGACCATCGGTCGCTCGACTGCGAACGCACTCGAGGACCTCGAAGACCGAGCCACGGCACTGTCGAACGGCGATACCAGCGTTACAATCACTGACGACGGTCGAATCGACGAGGTAGGACGAGTCCGCGACGCCTTCGAGGGCATCCGTCAGTATCTCGAGACCGCGGCCGCGCAGTCGACCGCTGTCGCGGAGCAGGAGTTCGATGACTCGGTACTCGATAAGGACGTTCCCGGTGAACTGGGCCGGTCGCTGGAGGCGATGCGCCACGATCTGGAGACGTACATCGAGGACATCGAGGACTCCCGCGCGGCAGCCGAGGCATCCAAGGAGGAGGCCGCCGAGGCCCAGCGCCAGGCCGAGGAGATGGCTGACCGACTCGAGCAGAAGGCAGTCGAGTTCGGGAACACTATGACCGCAGCAGCGGACGGCGACTTCACGGAGCGCCTCGACGAGGACGTGGACAACGAGGCGCTCGCAGAGATTGCAACCTCGTTCAACGAGATGCTCGACCAACTCGAGTGGACGATCGTCGACATTCAGGAGTTGGCCGAGGAGGTCGACGACGTGAGCGCGGACGTAACCACGCGCGTCGAGGAAATCGAACGTGCGAGCGGCGAGGTCAGCCGCTCCTCTGAAGAGATCGCGACGGCCGCAGCGGACCAGAGCGAGCGCTTCCAGAACGTCTACGGCGAGATGAACGAGCTCTCGGCGACGGTCGAGGAAATCGCTTCGACGGCCGACGACGTCGCACACGTCTCCAATCAGGCGGCAGACAGCGCCACGGAGGCGAGCGAGGCGACCGACGAGATCCAGTCGGAGATGGCCGAACTCGAGCGCCGTGCCGACGCGATCACCGAGCAGGTCGAACAGCTCGACGCCGAGATGGGCGAAATCAGTGAGATCGTCGACCTGATCGACGACATCGCGGGCCAGACGAACTTACTCGCACTCAACGCCTCCATCGAGGCCGCAGGGGCCGGTAACGAGGGCGACGGCTTCGCGGTCGTCGCAGACGAGGTCAAGTCCCTCGCGGAGGAGACCGGCGAGGCGACCCAGGAAGTTGACGAGCGGATTACGAGCGTCCAGCAGTCCGTCGAGGAGACGGTGACGGAGATCGAACGGATGCGTAATCGCGTCGAGGAGGGCAGTGCTGTCGTCGAGGACGGTATCGAAGCCATCGACGAGATTACCGAACAGGTCGAGACGGCAAACGACAGCATTCAGTCGATCAACGACGCGACCGACGAGCAGGCCCGCGCCAGCGAGCGCGTCGTGACGATGGTCGACGAGGCGACCGAGATCAGCGAGGACACACGCGACGAGACAGAGACCGTCGCCGCCGCGGCCGAGGAGCAGGCAGCAACCGTCTCGGAGGTCACCGCGGGTGCGCAGTCGCTCACCGAGATGGCCGACGAACTGCGCGGATCGCTGGCTGTCTTCGAGGTGGATGCTGACGTCGGTCGCTCGAACACGACCGGGGCAGAGCAGATGGTTTCGTACGACGAGACGACCGAATTGGCCGAATCGGCGGGATCACCGACAGCAAGGACCGACGAGTAA
- a CDS encoding PQQ-binding-like beta-propeller repeat protein has product MVSRSRRRLLGAIGTGAALAGGGYWLSRRRGVDCPDQLEPTHEYTQSEFGIWSRPVLDDGTVFVGGGESLIRIGGTRPFRLLALNTRGEPEWVARRDLEGGFGTPCPTADRVFVSTGANRLFAFDRATGHLQWEFDAGNNSTGSMGVITLVHDETVIASVNEPSEDRLEDDRYVVGLSATDGELRWSVAVDGSISNGFTRQGDTVIAVTEDGNALGIDPETGAEQWQTELEGALSWNASPVVFSQTVWVPREDGTVIGFDPETGRIIERLSTGPPAVVDAEKRDGAFGSAVYATDTKLLVGDLGGTVTAYDADQSESWRYEGDARVAALDERDTRIAVVDQRGVYTELDRTTGEQYRSFLLADNRGDDQCGRWPSDERYRGIVTTGRSLFTTGRVVGTNRYRVPVHE; this is encoded by the coding sequence ATGGTCTCCCGCAGTCGACGGCGACTCCTGGGTGCGATTGGGACGGGCGCAGCACTCGCTGGTGGCGGCTACTGGCTCTCTCGCCGCCGCGGGGTGGACTGTCCGGACCAACTCGAGCCGACACACGAATACACCCAGTCAGAGTTCGGTATCTGGTCACGACCAGTGCTCGACGACGGAACGGTTTTCGTCGGGGGTGGCGAGAGCCTAATCCGGATAGGTGGAACGCGACCGTTTCGTCTACTTGCACTCAATACCCGGGGCGAACCGGAGTGGGTGGCCAGACGCGACCTCGAAGGTGGGTTCGGCACGCCGTGCCCGACAGCCGATCGTGTCTTCGTCTCGACCGGCGCAAACAGGCTGTTCGCGTTCGACCGGGCCACCGGCCACTTGCAGTGGGAGTTCGACGCTGGAAACAACAGCACCGGCAGCATGGGGGTAATAACGCTCGTCCACGACGAGACCGTTATTGCATCGGTGAACGAACCCAGCGAGGACCGTCTCGAGGACGACCGCTACGTCGTCGGCCTTTCAGCAACCGATGGCGAACTCCGGTGGTCGGTCGCGGTCGACGGCTCGATCTCGAACGGCTTCACCAGACAGGGCGACACTGTCATCGCTGTCACGGAGGACGGCAACGCACTCGGTATCGACCCTGAGACGGGAGCGGAGCAATGGCAGACTGAGCTGGAGGGGGCGCTCAGCTGGAACGCCAGCCCAGTCGTATTCTCCCAGACCGTCTGGGTACCCCGTGAGGACGGCACAGTCATTGGTTTCGATCCAGAAACAGGACGGATCATCGAACGACTCTCCACTGGTCCGCCGGCAGTTGTCGACGCCGAGAAGCGTGACGGCGCGTTCGGTTCGGCGGTCTATGCCACCGATACCAAACTGCTCGTCGGCGACCTGGGTGGAACCGTCACCGCGTACGATGCTGACCAGTCTGAATCCTGGCGGTACGAGGGTGACGCCCGGGTCGCAGCACTCGACGAGCGGGACACACGGATCGCCGTCGTAGACCAGCGCGGAGTCTATACTGAACTCGACCGGACAACGGGCGAGCAGTACCGATCGTTTCTGCTCGCCGACAACCGGGGAGACGACCAATGTGGTCGCTGGCCGTCCGATGAACGGTACAGAGGAATTGTCACAACGGGTCGGTCACTGTTCACCACCGGACGAGTGGTCGGAACGAACCGGTATCGAGTACCGGTGCACGAGTGA
- the cofH gene encoding 7,8-didemethyl-8-hydroxy-5-deazariboflavin synthase subunit CofH has translation MERPVTEADLAFEHVPETDQSFENALAKARAGERLTVDDAIELLTTGSDSDGIDRARKELVLEAADRRRAEVVGEEVTFVANLNNNVTTACNVGCLFCNFKDAAHTFERGADVETAGFTKTPAESREAVAGAVDRGIYEVTSVSGLHPAFALDEEHLEILDAHPNPKEVNYKPPERYATAPGTYAEQLSAMSVDGVHVHSMTPEEGYHARRGTDWSYEEVYSRLKDAGLDTVPGTAAEILVDEVRDVICPGKITTDGWLEAMTAAANVGLGLTATIMYGHVENEAHRAMHLKRVRDLQERVNGAITEFVPLSFVHQNTPLFEHDVVTGGASTDEDELMIAVSRLFLDNVEHIQSSWVKYGDEQGLKMLNCGADDFMGTILSEEITKRAGGGYGEFRSVGEYVEMISSIGRVPVERSTDYEMRRVIDPEHADPPLGPELGPKADGTPLLTTDERRVSADD, from the coding sequence ATGGAGCGTCCGGTAACCGAGGCGGATCTGGCGTTCGAGCACGTTCCCGAAACCGACCAGTCGTTCGAGAACGCGCTCGCGAAGGCACGTGCGGGCGAGCGACTCACCGTCGACGACGCGATCGAGTTGCTCACCACAGGGTCGGACAGCGACGGGATCGACCGGGCGCGAAAGGAGTTGGTACTCGAGGCGGCCGACAGGCGACGGGCCGAGGTTGTCGGCGAGGAGGTCACCTTCGTCGCGAACCTGAACAACAACGTGACGACGGCCTGTAACGTGGGCTGTCTGTTCTGTAACTTCAAGGACGCCGCACACACGTTCGAGCGTGGTGCAGACGTCGAGACGGCTGGCTTTACGAAGACGCCCGCAGAGTCGCGCGAGGCCGTCGCCGGTGCCGTCGACCGCGGCATCTACGAGGTGACCTCTGTCTCTGGGCTCCACCCCGCGTTCGCGCTCGACGAGGAACACCTCGAGATTCTCGACGCACACCCGAACCCGAAGGAAGTCAACTACAAGCCGCCAGAGCGCTACGCGACGGCTCCCGGTACCTACGCCGAACAGCTCTCGGCGATGAGTGTCGACGGCGTGCACGTCCACTCGATGACACCCGAAGAAGGCTACCACGCCCGCCGCGGCACGGATTGGTCCTACGAGGAGGTCTACAGCCGGCTCAAGGATGCTGGTCTCGATACGGTTCCAGGCACGGCCGCCGAAATTCTCGTCGACGAGGTGCGAGACGTGATCTGTCCGGGAAAGATCACCACAGACGGCTGGCTCGAGGCGATGACGGCCGCCGCAAACGTCGGCCTCGGGCTCACGGCGACGATCATGTACGGCCACGTCGAGAACGAGGCCCACCGCGCGATGCACCTCAAACGCGTCCGCGACCTGCAAGAGCGCGTCAACGGTGCGATTACGGAGTTCGTCCCGCTCTCGTTCGTCCACCAGAACACGCCGCTGTTCGAACACGATGTCGTCACCGGCGGTGCAAGCACCGACGAGGATGAACTGATGATCGCCGTCTCGCGGCTCTTTCTGGACAACGTGGAGCACATCCAATCGTCCTGGGTCAAGTACGGCGACGAACAAGGGTTGAAGATGCTCAACTGCGGTGCAGACGACTTCATGGGAACAATTCTCTCCGAGGAAATCACCAAACGCGCCGGCGGCGGCTACGGCGAGTTCCGCTCAGTCGGCGAGTACGTCGAGATGATCTCCTCCATCGGCCGCGTGCCGGTCGAGCGCTCGACGGATTACGAGATGCGCCGCGTGATCGATCCCGAGCACGCGGACCCACCGCTCGGCCCCGAACTCGGCCCGAAGGCAGACGGAACGCCGCTGCTCACGACCGATGAGCGCCGTGTTTCGGCGGACGACTGA
- a CDS encoding DUF2267 domain-containing protein, with translation MNRVGERLQESELESDDAARCTEAVTDAIAASLTMGERENLIAQLDSELQSLFEGVAVDQDEHE, from the coding sequence ATGAACCGCGTCGGCGAGCGCCTGCAAGAGAGCGAACTCGAGTCCGATGATGCAGCGCGCTGTACTGAGGCCGTGACGGATGCAATCGCGGCCTCGCTTACGATGGGCGAACGAGAGAACCTGATCGCACAGCTGGATTCAGAGCTCCAGTCGTTGTTCGAGGGTGTGGCTGTGGATCAGGACGAGCACGAGTAG
- a CDS encoding phosphoribosylaminoimidazolesuccinocarboxamide synthase — translation MTSVKEFQIDEEATETDLGRGLFVFTDDYSVFDWGKMPDQISEKGASLCTMGAYNFELLESEGVATHYRGVIEGGEVIRLADASRPPWQMAIDLTQVPDLPNEGRDYDYDHYHEAAGHNYLIPLEIVFRNEVPIGSSLRSRTAPEDHGLDFDSWPEGAVDLDEPIIEFSTKYEESDRYLTREEADAIAGRADIDALADLAREVNRIITEQAESAGLTHQDGKIECLYYDGEIRVADVVGTFDENRFSYEGTQLSKEVLRQHHKRTQPEWVQAVKAAKAEAKQENVANWKSLCDRDPQPLDEDVLTTARNMYCAGANAYTGQELFDAPPLSSAIGAVQRL, via the coding sequence GTGACGAGCGTCAAGGAGTTCCAGATCGACGAGGAAGCGACCGAAACCGACCTCGGTCGCGGCCTGTTCGTCTTCACCGACGACTACTCCGTCTTCGACTGGGGGAAGATGCCCGACCAGATCTCCGAGAAGGGGGCGAGCCTCTGTACCATGGGCGCGTACAACTTCGAGCTACTCGAGTCCGAAGGCGTCGCGACCCACTACCGCGGCGTCATCGAGGGCGGCGAGGTCATTCGGCTCGCCGACGCCTCTCGCCCGCCCTGGCAGATGGCGATCGACCTCACGCAGGTTCCCGACCTACCAAACGAGGGTCGAGACTACGACTACGACCACTACCACGAGGCTGCCGGCCACAACTATCTGATTCCACTCGAGATCGTCTTCCGCAACGAGGTGCCGATCGGCTCGAGCCTTCGTAGTCGAACCGCGCCCGAGGACCACGGCCTCGACTTCGATAGCTGGCCGGAGGGGGCGGTCGACCTCGACGAGCCGATTATCGAGTTCTCCACGAAGTACGAGGAGAGCGACCGGTATCTCACCCGAGAGGAGGCGGACGCGATCGCCGGCCGCGCTGACATCGATGCGCTCGCGGATCTCGCCCGCGAGGTCAACCGGATCATTACCGAGCAGGCCGAGTCGGCTGGACTGACCCATCAGGACGGCAAGATCGAGTGTCTCTACTACGACGGTGAGATCCGTGTCGCAGACGTCGTTGGCACCTTCGACGAGAATCGCTTCAGCTACGAAGGGACCCAGCTCTCGAAGGAGGTGCTGCGCCAGCACCACAAGCGAACGCAGCCGGAGTGGGTGCAGGCGGTCAAGGCCGCGAAGGCCGAGGCGAAACAGGAGAACGTCGCGAACTGGAAGTCACTGTGCGATCGTGATCCACAGCCGCTCGACGAGGACGTGCTAACTACTGCCCGGAACATGTACTGTGCAGGGGCCAACGCCTACACTGGGCAGGAACTGTTCGATGCGCCGCCGCTCTCGTCGGCGATCGGCGCTGTCCAACGTCTGTAA
- a CDS encoding DUF7556 family protein: MPPRTESRGRQTGTDPDVVAAVDEIDGEVQFIIADIARDDAWLSATPSSAAELEQWR; encoded by the coding sequence ATGCCTCCCAGAACGGAGTCACGTGGTCGGCAGACGGGAACTGACCCCGACGTGGTCGCCGCGGTCGACGAGATCGACGGCGAGGTACAGTTCATCATCGCCGATATTGCTCGCGACGACGCGTGGCTTTCGGCGACACCGTCGAGCGCCGCCGAACTCGAGCAGTGGCGGTAG
- a CDS encoding acetamidase/formamidase family protein, protein MSQHEIKQTISVDQYTRGLVGPDQEWTGTVADGGTIETYTPPACWGPMITPEFRGGHEVTRPIRVENAAVGDAVALTIRDIEVTSLATSTGTMREREGAFGDDPFVDHRCPECGTEWPESVVEGTGEDAIRCAECGANASAFGFEYGYTVVFDEDRTVGVTMDEGGAHELAKDADDMMDIPENSRQHPILLYEPSEMPGTLGRLRPFIGNVGTTPPVELPDSHNAGDFGQFLLGANHDWGLESEAELEKRTDGHMDISEVRAGSTLICPVKVDGAGVYVGDLHANQGDGELSLHTTDVSGTVTMDVEVIKGLEIDGPILLPNEEDLPFISKPYSDDELAAGRELAAAHGVDLTDDMGPIQVIGSGATINDATENAFDRAGTLLDMTEGEVRGRCTFTGGVQVGRLPGVVQLDMLAPMERLEEQGLAPLVREQYDLDG, encoded by the coding sequence ATGTCACAACACGAAATCAAGCAGACAATTTCTGTCGATCAGTACACGCGCGGTCTCGTTGGGCCGGACCAGGAGTGGACAGGCACTGTCGCCGACGGCGGAACGATCGAGACGTACACGCCGCCGGCGTGCTGGGGTCCGATGATCACGCCCGAGTTCCGCGGCGGACACGAAGTCACGCGACCGATCCGTGTCGAGAACGCAGCCGTCGGTGACGCCGTCGCACTAACCATCCGAGACATCGAGGTGACCAGTCTCGCGACGAGTACGGGGACGATGCGTGAGCGCGAGGGCGCGTTCGGAGACGACCCGTTCGTCGACCACCGCTGTCCCGAGTGTGGCACTGAGTGGCCCGAGTCGGTCGTCGAAGGGACCGGTGAGGACGCGATCCGCTGTGCGGAGTGCGGCGCGAACGCCTCCGCGTTCGGGTTCGAGTACGGCTACACCGTCGTCTTCGACGAGGACCGTACCGTCGGCGTCACCATGGACGAGGGCGGCGCTCACGAACTCGCCAAAGATGCCGACGACATGATGGACATCCCCGAGAACTCGCGCCAGCACCCGATCTTGCTGTACGAACCCTCGGAGATGCCCGGCACGCTCGGCCGCCTGCGTCCGTTTATCGGCAACGTGGGGACCACGCCACCGGTCGAACTCCCTGACTCGCACAACGCCGGCGACTTCGGCCAGTTCCTGCTCGGCGCCAATCACGACTGGGGACTCGAGAGCGAGGCCGAACTCGAGAAGCGGACCGACGGTCACATGGATATCTCCGAAGTGCGCGCCGGCTCGACGCTCATCTGTCCCGTGAAAGTCGACGGCGCGGGCGTCTACGTCGGCGATCTGCACGCGAACCAGGGTGACGGCGAACTCTCCTTGCACACGACCGACGTGAGCGGCACCGTCACGATGGATGTCGAGGTGATCAAGGGACTCGAGATCGACGGCCCGATCCTCCTGCCGAACGAGGAGGATCTGCCGTTCATTAGCAAACCCTACAGCGACGATGAACTCGCAGCCGGTCGCGAACTGGCCGCCGCTCACGGGGTCGACCTCACGGACGATATGGGTCCGATCCAGGTCATCGGAAGCGGCGCGACGATCAACGACGCGACCGAGAACGCGTTCGACCGGGCCGGCACGCTGCTCGACATGACCGAGGGTGAGGTTCGCGGACGGTGTACGTTCACCGGCGGCGTTCAGGTTGGGCGGTTGCCGGGCGTCGTCCAGCTCGATATGCTCGCTCCGATGGAGCGGCTCGAAGAACAGGGGCTCGCACCGCTGGTGCGTGAGCAGTACGATCTGGACGGCTGA